The Castanea sativa cultivar Marrone di Chiusa Pesio chromosome 4, ASM4071231v1 sequence attattattattattattatatgatttttctattattattatataaaaaagcatgcttagcaaatataaaatatataaataaaaatatgtttaataatttttagtcGTCGCACCCAcaccctattttttcaaaaattgcagAGTCTTGCACCTGCACTCGTACCTGCACCCGAATTTGGAAACACACCTGTGCTTCATAGCTTTAGGGAACTTCGCAAGATAACATATGGACCACATTGATGCAAGGCTAGTAGATTCATATCTAGCAATGACGAGGCCGACAATGTTGTCTAGCACCTCTTGGTCACTTAATTTGTTATCTTCTTCATCTCGAATCTGCATCAGCCCATCCATGAGATCATTGATTTCAACTccattttgcttcttcttctcttctagTTCTCCCAAATATATTGCCACAAGCTTCTTCCTGCACtgtaaaattacaaaattgtaattttttagtgCCATACCATAGGTTTTAGAATAGAAccttatatgtttttataacGATCGGCAACTCAAATTTGCTAACAAGTTTCAGAACCAGTtacttgaaaaataataaaatggatATTATTCTTAATGCATATATACCTATCTCAAATATGAGCATGATCTTATTCTTGAAAAGAGTGAAACTTTAGAAAAACTACAAACGAAGAACATGATAGTATATGTGAAAATATATATGCTGTATAATTATATCAAAACAGTGATACCACCTGAAGAGCATGGTGACGAGCAGTTCTGGGAATGTTGAGTGGATATGCCCTAACTCCAGGAACCAACCCTGCAAACAacttgttagagatatattagacatattagccaAATGTCATAGGCCCAAGCCCACTTTTGCCtgtactagtagtctagggtttagtcgcctatatatactcatgttgggattcattgtaatacaggtttttgtactacactcttatacaataaagatgtaacccttaagggattcctctgtggatgtaggccgtgTGTTCTTGATGTTCCTATTCTATGCTTCCCCTTCCACATCCACTCTAGTATATACAACATGGTATAACACATCGCGTtgctaataataatatattcaacATGGCATCAGAGTCAAACTTCGTTCTAGGTGTCAAACAAACGTCTCTAGCAAGCAAAGAAGATTATCATGTGCAGACCACCATTTGAAGTCACACAGGCTTGCCTGCTGGATCTAGACTCCACGGCATCTTGCAACTACCATGGCTATGCGTTGTGTCAAAATCCCAAGCAAATCCAAGCCTCGCCTGATGAAACCAACACCGCAGATGTGCTCCACGACCTCCCGCAATCAAAACCTAGAAATCCAGTCACTCGAAACCTTGC is a genomic window containing:
- the LOC142632880 gene encoding beta-amyrin 11-oxidase-like — encoded protein: MPWSLDPAGLVPGVRAYPLNIPRTARHHALQCRKKLVAIYLGELEEKKKQNGVEINDLMDGLMQIRDEEDNKLSDQEVLDNIVGLVIARYESTSLASMWSICYLAKFPKAMKHRCVSKFGCRYECRCKTLQFLKK